In Bifidobacterium adolescentis ATCC 15703, the sequence GGGGGCCAATCGCGTTGGCGTTGGGCTTCGCTTCGCCGAAGGCGGACATCTGGGCGTTGGACGTCAATGAGCGCGCGCTCGAACTGACCCGGCGCAACGCCGAGCTCAACGGCATGGGCAACATCCACGCGGCCACGGCCGACGGCATTCCCGCGGAGACGACGTTCGACCTGATCTGGTCGAATCCGCCGATTCGCGTCGGCAAGGAAGTCCTGCACACGCTGCTCATGACATGGCTTCCGCGGCTGAACGCGGGAGGCGCAGCATATCTGGTGGTGCAGAAGAATCTGGGTTCCGATTCGCTGATCCCGTGGCTCGCCACGCAGCTCGGCGACGGATATGAGGTAAGCAAGTACGCGAGTTCGAAAGGCTTCCGCGTCATCGAGGTTATGAAGGCATGAGATTCGAATATCCCTCCCAACTGCCGGTTTCCACGGCGCGCGACGACATCGCCGAAGCGGTCAGAGCAAGCCAGGTGGTGATCATTTCCGGACAGACGGGTTCCGGTAAGACCACGCAGCTACCGAAGATCCTGCTTGAGCTGGGCCGCGGCTCGCATGGCAGGCAGATCGTGCACACGCAGCCGCGCAGGCTCGCCGCACGTACCGTCGCCGAGCGAATCGCCAGCGAAATGGGCGTGAAGCTGGGCGAGGAAGTCGGCTATCAGGTGCGGTTCACCGACGAAAGCTCGCCGAAGACACGGCTGCGCGTCGTGACCGACGGTATCCTGCTGGCGCAGATCCAACGCGATCCCAAGCTCATGCAGTACGACACGATCGTCATCGACGAGGCGCATGAGCGCAGCCTGAACATCGATTTCCTGCTCGGCTATCTGACCGCGTTGCTGCCGAAACGACGCGATCTGAAGCTCGTCATCACGTCCGCCACCATCGATTCGGTGAAGTTCCAGGAGCATTTCGAACACGCGCTGCATACGAAAGTGCCGGTGATCGAAGTGTCGGGACGCACCTACCCCGTGCAGATCGTGTACGAGCCGTTGGGTACCGCGCCGGCGCTGATGCGCTCCGTGCCGGGCTTCGAAACCGGCGCGATGCCGGGAGACGCTGACTACGAGAGCCTGTCCGCAGCGCCGGATGGTAGGGATGGCCGCGATTCACGCGATACGAACGTGGACATGCCCACCGCCGTGGCACGCGCCTGCGCCGAACTGGTCATCCATTCAAGCCACGACCGCGGGCCACGCGACATCCTCGTGTTCGCCTCCGGCGAGCGCGACATCCACGAATTCGAAAACGCGCTGCGCCGCCATTACGGACCGCGCGCGGTGGACATGCGCCGCCCCGACGCGATCGAGATCGTGCCCCTGTTCGCCAGGCTCTCCTCGAAGGAGCAGCATAAGGTGTTCGAGCCGCACGAGCATCAGCGCATCGTGATCGCCACGAACGTGGCCGAAACGTCGTTGACGGTGCCGGGCATCCGCTATGTGGTCGATCCGGGCACGGCGCGCATCTCCCGTTATTCGAAGACGGCGAAGGTGCAGCGACTGCCGATCGAACCAATCAGCCAGGCGAGCGCGAACCAACGTTCGGGCCGCTGCGGCCGTATCGCCGACGGCATCGCGATCCGCCTGTACTCACGTGAGGATTTCGAGACGCGTCCCGAATTCACGGAGCCGGAGATCCTACGCACGTCCTTGGGCGCGGTCGCCCTGCACATGCTGTCGGTGGGCGTGGCGCGCACCGCGCGGGATGTGACGGATTTCGGTTTCATCGACCCGCCGGATATGAAGGCCGTATCCGATGGTTTCAACGAGCTGACCGAACTGAAGGCCATCGCCCGCAAGCATGGCGAAGTGGTGTTGACGCATACGGGCCGCATGCTGGCGCGCATCCCGATCGACGTGCGTTTGGGCCGCATGATCATCGAGGCCGCGAAGTCAACCACGCCGAACACACTGGCCGCCGTATTGGTGGTCGTGGCGTTCCTCAGCCTGCAGGATCCGCGCGAACGTCCCGATGAGAACCGTGAGGAGGCGGACCGCATCCACAACCGGTATGCGGACCCGACCAGTGACTTCCTGACCGCGTTGAACCTGTGGGACCGCGTGTTCCAAGCTGATGGCGAACCAAGCAATTCCGCACTGCGCCGCATCTGCAAGACCGAGTACTTGAGTTGGCTGCGCATGCGCCAATGGAAGGATCTGGTCGCCCAGCTGCGCGAAATGTGCCGGGAGTTCAAATTCAAGCTCGGCGAGCCAATCCCCGTGTCCCGCCCACCGTTGGAAATCCGCCAGCTACCGCTCAACCAGCAGGCAGCGCATTCGCTGTGCTGCTCATGGGACGCGCAGGGCATCCACACGTCCATGCTTTCCGGCCTGCTGTCCATGATGGGCATGCAGATCGTGCGCGAGCCGAAGGCTTCCGATTTCGCCGGGCTCAAGGGAGCGGCACGGGCACGCGCGATGAAACGTGCGCAGAAGATGGCGAAGAACGACTATCAGGGCGCGCGCGGCACGCATTTCGCCCTGTTCCCCGCCTCCGCCGTAGCCAAGTCGACCCCGCAATGGGTGATGAGCACCGAACTGGTGGAGACAAGCCGGCTGTGGGCGCGGTACTCCGCCGAAATCGACCCAGCGTGGGCCGAACCGCTCGCCGGAGCGTTGACGCGCACCACCTACGCCGATCCGCACTGGTCCGGTTCGCGTGGCTCGGCCGTGGCGAGCGCGAAGGTGCTCCTGTACGGCCTGCCGATCGTGCAGGACCGCACCGTGCAATGGGGGCGCATCAACCCGCTCGAGGCACGCGACTTCCTCATCCGCCAAGGCCTGGTGGAAGGCGACATCCAGCAACGGTTCTCCTACGACGATTTCGTCATGCGGAACCGCGACATCCTCGAAGACGCGGCCGACGACGCGAGCCGCACCCGCCAGGTGGCGCAGACCGTCGGCGACGAGGACCTGTTCGACTTCTACAACGCCATCATCCCCAACACCGTCACCAGCGTGGCCGACCTGGCGAAATGGTGGAAGACAAGGCACGACGAGCAGCCCGACCTGCTGGATTTCGACCCGGACAAGGTGGAACGCCTCGCCGACTCCGATTCGGTGTCCTTGGACGA encodes:
- a CDS encoding DUF3418 domain-containing protein, with the translated sequence MRFEYPSQLPVSTARDDIAEAVRASQVVIISGQTGSGKTTQLPKILLELGRGSHGRQIVHTQPRRLAARTVAERIASEMGVKLGEEVGYQVRFTDESSPKTRLRVVTDGILLAQIQRDPKLMQYDTIVIDEAHERSLNIDFLLGYLTALLPKRRDLKLVITSATIDSVKFQEHFEHALHTKVPVIEVSGRTYPVQIVYEPLGTAPALMRSVPGFETGAMPGDADYESLSAAPDGRDGRDSRDTNVDMPTAVARACAELVIHSSHDRGPRDILVFASGERDIHEFENALRRHYGPRAVDMRRPDAIEIVPLFARLSSKEQHKVFEPHEHQRIVIATNVAETSLTVPGIRYVVDPGTARISRYSKTAKVQRLPIEPISQASANQRSGRCGRIADGIAIRLYSREDFETRPEFTEPEILRTSLGAVALHMLSVGVARTARDVTDFGFIDPPDMKAVSDGFNELTELKAIARKHGEVVLTHTGRMLARIPIDVRLGRMIIEAAKSTTPNTLAAVLVVVAFLSLQDPRERPDENREEADRIHNRYADPTSDFLTALNLWDRVFQADGEPSNSALRRICKTEYLSWLRMRQWKDLVAQLREMCREFKFKLGEPIPVSRPPLEIRQLPLNQQAAHSLCCSWDAQGIHTSMLSGLLSMMGMQIVREPKASDFAGLKGAARARAMKRAQKMAKNDYQGARGTHFALFPASAVAKSTPQWVMSTELVETSRLWARYSAEIDPAWAEPLAGALTRTTYADPHWSGSRGSAVASAKVLLYGLPIVQDRTVQWGRINPLEARDFLIRQGLVEGDIQQRFSYDDFVMRNRDILEDAADDASRTRQVAQTVGDEDLFDFYNAIIPNTVTSVADLAKWWKTRHDEQPDLLDFDPDKVERLADSDSVSLDDYPDHWHTLGTDGSPIDLRLSYIYDPHDPNDGVTVHVPLKALSRLTPEQFTWNVPGLLDGLIVGMIKSLPKTLRVQFVPAPDTARRIRAWIDERYPDLPGSGSQQKPNLAPENEDGVAAWPDLPHAFTQAAISIVGAQIHPEVLTGELWNKLAPYLRMTFAVEQQLPPNRKNQHGRRHARGPVKTLGTGKSLVDLQRKFAEQAKASARHMVEKQARNAGDQGKIVEKANLLNKAGATTEARATMLWQGALDTLRLPGERISSRWLGTEALMLASAPYKSTKELTEDLQLAAVKRLLPNVDQLPDDEALANAVLDVREVYEDTVYAVAHDVIAILKRYAEVDKAVSGKADLPLLSVLQSIREHIATLVFPGFIGKTPPDALPSIERYLHADLLRLAKAKNDKNRDVRWAWEADEAKQLADNTMAKAQREPAGPRHETLMKQAETLRWMLEEFYVSLWAQELGTPKPISLQRIKKAIA
- a CDS encoding class I SAM-dependent methyltransferase, with amino-acid sequence MAQAEQYFAAEPQSKDVRKTLHVTLRGNEADVEVSNGVFSGNRVDLGTSVLLRQAPEPPEEGTFLDLGCGWGPIALALGFASPKADIWALDVNERALELTRRNAELNGMGNIHAATADGIPAETTFDLIWSNPPIRVGKEVLHTLLMTWLPRLNAGGAAYLVVQKNLGSDSLIPWLATQLGDGYEVSKYASSKGFRVIEVMKA